In Cloacibacterium caeni, a single window of DNA contains:
- a CDS encoding ABC-F family ATP-binding cassette domain-containing protein: MLSVQGLGLHHSGNYLFRDVNFTIKKDDKIGLVGKNGAGKSTLLKMISGDINFYEGNIVPDGNITIGFLKQDLDFVKGRTVWNETLQAFEQINAWKKELEEVNHQLATRTDYESDVYHDLIHKMTDLNDYLHHHDAYNLEGDIEKVLLGLGFKAADFHRLTDEFSGGWRMRIELAKLLLQNNDLLLLDEPTNHLDMESIIWLENFLKDYNGAIVLVSHDKQFMTSVCNRTFDINNKKVDDYKANYTKYLELRKDRKEKLIQAKKNQDTEIKQMEDNINRFRASASKASFAQSLIKKLEKIERIEVENEDVSKFNIRFVQSVVPGKVIFEAQNLGKKYGNHQVFDHVDFFVQRGDRIALLGQNGQGKTTLAKILAGEIKDYSGEWNLGHNVNIGYFAQNQEEVLSPEKTVLQEAEDAATEETRTKVRDLLGSFLFSGEDVTKKTKVLSGGERNRLALCKLLLRPFNTLIMDEPTNHLDIQSKEIIKLALQKFEGTIIVISHDREFLQGLCDKIFEFRDGSMKEFLGNINEYLEYRQKESLREISAEKSKLSQEAEIKAEEKKEAATTEAKSQQNANAFVSKEQKNLQNKLKKIEEKIADYEKEIAQLESIFAKSNPSDAELKKYQDLQDELAATMQEWENIAKKLG, from the coding sequence ATGCTTTCAGTTCAAGGTCTTGGTCTTCATCATTCAGGAAATTATCTTTTTAGAGATGTAAATTTTACCATCAAAAAAGATGATAAGATAGGTTTGGTAGGGAAAAATGGTGCAGGAAAATCTACACTTCTCAAAATGATTTCCGGCGATATTAACTTCTACGAAGGAAACATAGTTCCAGACGGAAATATTACCATCGGTTTCTTAAAACAGGATTTAGATTTCGTAAAAGGAAGAACCGTTTGGAATGAGACACTTCAAGCTTTCGAGCAAATTAATGCTTGGAAAAAAGAATTGGAAGAAGTAAATCACCAATTAGCAACTAGAACTGATTATGAATCAGATGTTTATCATGATTTAATCCATAAAATGACAGATCTTAATGATTATCTCCATCATCATGATGCGTATAATCTGGAAGGAGATATAGAAAAAGTTTTGTTAGGTCTTGGCTTCAAAGCTGCAGATTTTCATAGACTTACCGATGAGTTTTCTGGAGGTTGGAGAATGAGAATAGAATTAGCTAAATTATTACTTCAGAATAATGACCTTTTGCTTCTGGATGAACCTACCAATCACTTGGATATGGAATCCATTATTTGGCTAGAAAATTTCTTGAAAGATTATAATGGTGCTATTGTTTTGGTAAGTCACGATAAGCAGTTTATGACTTCGGTTTGCAACAGAACTTTTGATATTAATAATAAAAAAGTTGACGATTATAAAGCCAATTATACCAAATATCTAGAACTTAGAAAAGACAGAAAAGAAAAACTGATTCAAGCGAAGAAAAACCAAGATACAGAAATTAAGCAAATGGAAGATAATATCAATCGCTTCCGTGCTTCTGCTTCTAAGGCTTCTTTCGCACAATCTCTCATTAAAAAATTAGAAAAAATTGAGAGAATTGAAGTAGAGAATGAAGACGTTTCTAAGTTTAATATTCGTTTTGTACAAAGTGTAGTGCCAGGAAAAGTGATTTTCGAAGCACAAAACTTAGGCAAAAAATACGGGAATCATCAGGTTTTTGATCATGTAGATTTCTTTGTTCAACGTGGTGATAGAATTGCGCTTCTCGGACAAAACGGACAAGGAAAAACCACTTTAGCAAAAATTTTAGCAGGTGAAATCAAAGATTATTCTGGTGAATGGAATCTTGGGCATAATGTAAACATAGGATATTTTGCACAGAACCAAGAAGAAGTTCTAAGTCCCGAAAAAACCGTTTTACAAGAAGCAGAAGATGCTGCTACAGAAGAAACCAGAACCAAAGTTCGTGATTTACTAGGAAGTTTTCTTTTTTCTGGTGAAGATGTAACTAAAAAAACGAAAGTGCTTTCTGGAGGCGAAAGAAACAGATTGGCGCTTTGTAAATTATTGCTTCGTCCTTTCAATACTTTGATTATGGACGAACCTACAAACCACTTAGATATTCAGTCGAAGGAGATTATCAAGTTGGCTTTACAGAAATTTGAAGGAACTATTATTGTGATTTCTCACGACAGAGAATTTTTACAAGGATTGTGTGATAAGATTTTCGAGTTCAGAGATGGCAGTATGAAGGAGTTTTTAGGAAATATTAATGAATATCTAGAATACCGTCAAAAAGAATCTTTAAGAGAAATCTCTGCAGAAAAATCTAAATTAAGTCAGGAAGCTGAAATAAAAGCAGAAGAAAAGAAAGAAGCTGCTACAACCGAGGCAAAATCTCAGCAAAACGCTAATGCTTTTGTAAGCAAAGAACAGAAGAATCTTCAAAATAAATTGAAAAAAATTGAAGAAAAAATTGCAGATTACGAAAAAGAAATCGCTCAACTAGAAAGTATTTTCGCCAAGTCTAATCCTTCTGATGCAGAACTGAAAAAATATCAAGATTTGCAAGACGAATTAGCTGCTACCATGCAAGAATGGGAAAATATCGCCAAGAAATTAGGCTAA
- a CDS encoding PAS domain-containing protein → MKFTNRPLFLKIIFAITIAIILFISSVSYKHIRALHDTNEIVEHTYRVLIKIEHLFTKIKNVEIDRRNYLLTHDKKLLRQIEFDKVEIKQNLEQLREITSDNPYHFQTTKKLESLIEKKLKVVDEVLDPNFDLNDNQKVTDNIYRGKAVMDEISAIIRNLRQSETHLLETRSLKSDQVNKYTPLVNLLTFFVTIVLLILAIIKINRDLKEATINNEKLILANETANLAEQIGNYGTWQLNVETKKYTFSENEYRLLGYEPNYLEDNHEGFMNRIHPEDLYYVQGIVSEMINHETLSPFTYRIIRNDGEVRYLRTSGKMIKNLKNEKILLGITSDVTEEIENQKNISEKNIELEKKNRTLFLANETNKEAEIAGNYGTAQWFVKDNRFIFSDNNYRLFGLDPKDKPEFSDLFKQVHPDDKAMVDATLEEMAEKKSFNPYIIRIIRADNQEIKYLSINNKHIKDDSNEEYVLIIFLDVTEIFKAQNTILERNKELEKINNEMLLSNNALKFGEEIGGYGNWSWNIKENTWYFSDNLYKLLGAEPKSFESNLDNYYNYVHPEDVEYFKTVMAKMEEEENLPAFTYRILRPSGEILHVKGVGTPTYDSNGNKFLAGVVVNISEEVKNSLILQKAFEELKYYNESSKEAEIIGKYGFWKWNVDKTEFEFSDNIFRLFGVEKENFDPKVDNFIPYVYPEDLEYVLENLQKLQNKDKNAKPYEHRIVKKDTGEIRYIRVSNKPIEDSHEGFYYLMITQDITEEVNKNIETNQKNRELEASNKELQAFNYVASHDLQEPLRKIETFISRLEAKDYQNLTETGQQYFDRIKVAAGRMRLLIKDLLQFSRTNKSEQVFEKADLNDLLENAKHEIAEPIEEKKAVIHTAHLPKMKVIPFQIQQLFINLLGNSIKYSKPDVAPEIKIDYEKASFEKVGNVTFTAKRIFHKFTFTDNGIGFSPEYSDRIFELFSRLHNKDEIAGTGIGLAICKKIVDNHKGFIFAEGKPNEGATFTVYLPEV, encoded by the coding sequence ATGAAATTTACGAACAGACCTCTTTTTCTTAAAATTATTTTTGCTATAACCATAGCAATTATACTTTTTATTTCTTCGGTTTCTTACAAACATATTAGAGCATTGCATGATACTAATGAAATTGTAGAACACACCTATCGTGTACTGATAAAAATAGAGCATTTATTTACTAAAATTAAAAATGTAGAAATAGACAGAAGAAATTACTTATTGACTCATGACAAAAAATTACTCCGTCAAATTGAGTTTGATAAAGTAGAAATTAAACAAAATCTAGAACAACTCAGAGAAATAACTTCGGATAATCCTTACCATTTTCAAACGACTAAAAAATTAGAATCTTTAATAGAAAAAAAACTGAAAGTAGTAGACGAAGTCTTAGATCCAAACTTTGATTTAAATGATAACCAGAAAGTTACAGATAATATCTACAGAGGAAAAGCGGTGATGGATGAAATTTCTGCCATTATTAGAAATCTAAGACAATCTGAGACTCATCTTCTAGAAACCAGGTCTTTAAAAAGTGATCAAGTCAATAAATACACACCACTCGTGAATTTATTGACCTTCTTTGTTACAATTGTTCTCTTAATTCTTGCCATTATCAAAATCAATAGAGATTTAAAAGAAGCGACCATCAATAATGAAAAGCTAATTCTTGCAAATGAAACCGCGAATCTTGCCGAACAAATCGGTAATTACGGAACATGGCAACTTAATGTAGAAACCAAAAAATATACTTTTTCCGAAAATGAATATCGTCTCTTAGGTTATGAGCCTAATTATTTAGAAGATAATCATGAGGGATTTATGAATAGAATTCATCCAGAAGACTTGTATTACGTACAAGGAATTGTCTCTGAGATGATTAATCATGAAACTTTATCACCATTCACTTACAGAATCATTAGAAACGATGGAGAAGTAAGATATCTGCGTACTTCTGGTAAAATGATAAAAAATCTTAAAAACGAAAAAATCTTATTAGGAATTACCAGCGATGTAACAGAAGAGATAGAAAACCAAAAAAATATTTCAGAAAAAAATATTGAATTAGAAAAGAAAAATAGAACTCTTTTCTTGGCTAATGAAACCAATAAAGAAGCAGAAATTGCGGGTAATTACGGTACTGCGCAATGGTTTGTAAAAGATAATAGATTTATATTTTCTGATAATAATTACCGCTTATTTGGTCTAGATCCTAAAGATAAACCAGAGTTTTCTGATTTATTTAAACAAGTGCATCCAGATGATAAAGCAATGGTAGATGCTACATTAGAAGAAATGGCAGAAAAAAAATCTTTTAATCCATATATCATCAGAATTATTAGAGCAGATAACCAAGAAATAAAATATCTGTCTATTAATAATAAGCATATAAAAGATGACAGTAATGAAGAATATGTGCTCATTATTTTTCTAGATGTTACCGAAATTTTCAAAGCACAGAACACCATTTTAGAGAGAAATAAAGAACTCGAAAAAATCAATAACGAAATGTTGCTCTCGAATAATGCATTAAAATTTGGTGAAGAAATTGGTGGGTATGGAAATTGGAGTTGGAACATCAAAGAAAATACTTGGTATTTTTCAGACAATCTTTACAAATTATTAGGAGCAGAACCAAAATCTTTTGAGTCTAATCTAGATAACTATTACAACTATGTGCATCCAGAAGATGTAGAATATTTTAAAACTGTAATGGCAAAAATGGAAGAAGAAGAAAATCTTCCTGCCTTTACTTATAGAATTTTAAGGCCTTCAGGAGAAATTCTTCATGTGAAAGGAGTAGGAACACCTACTTATGACTCTAATGGAAATAAATTTTTAGCAGGAGTAGTGGTTAATATTTCAGAAGAAGTAAAAAACAGCCTAATCCTTCAAAAAGCTTTCGAAGAACTTAAATATTACAATGAAAGTAGTAAAGAGGCAGAAATTATCGGGAAATATGGTTTCTGGAAATGGAATGTAGACAAAACTGAGTTTGAGTTTTCGGATAATATTTTCAGACTTTTTGGAGTGGAAAAAGAAAATTTTGATCCTAAAGTAGATAATTTTATTCCGTATGTATATCCAGAAGATTTAGAGTATGTTCTAGAAAATCTTCAGAAATTACAGAATAAAGATAAAAACGCAAAACCTTACGAGCATAGAATTGTAAAAAAAGATACTGGCGAAATAAGATACATTAGAGTTTCTAATAAGCCGATTGAAGATTCACATGAAGGTTTTTATTATCTGATGATTACGCAAGATATTACCGAAGAAGTCAATAAAAATATAGAAACCAATCAAAAAAACAGAGAACTAGAAGCGTCTAACAAAGAATTACAGGCATTCAACTATGTTGCCAGTCATGATTTGCAAGAGCCGTTAAGAAAAATTGAAACGTTTATCTCTAGGTTGGAAGCCAAAGATTATCAAAATCTTACGGAAACTGGTCAACAGTACTTTGATAGAATAAAAGTTGCTGCTGGAAGAATGAGATTGCTCATCAAAGATTTACTGCAGTTCTCCAGAACCAATAAATCTGAACAAGTTTTCGAAAAAGCAGACCTTAATGATTTGCTGGAAAACGCAAAACACGAAATTGCAGAACCTATAGAAGAGAAAAAAGCAGTGATTCATACCGCTCATCTTCCGAAAATGAAAGTGATTCCTTTCCAGATTCAGCAGTTGTTTATCAATTTATTGGGGAATTCTATTAAATATTCTAAGCCAGACGTTGCTCCAGAAATCAAAATTGATTACGAAAAAGCATCTTTTGAAAAAGTAGGAAATGTAACTTTCACTGCGAAGAGAATTTTCCACAAGTTTACTTTTACAGATAATGGCATTGGTTTCTCACCAGAATATTCGGATAGAATATTTGAGCTTTTTAGCAGATTGCACAATAAAGACGAAATCGCAGGAACCGGAATTGGTTTAGCCATTTGTAAAAAAATTGTAGACAATCACAAAGGCTTCATCTTCGCCGAAGGAAAACCAAATGAAGGAGCCACATTTACCGTCTATTTGCCAGAAGTTTAA
- a CDS encoding helix-turn-helix domain-containing protein, whose product MKIFTKFDYNAVCKKVLEEKLDQLGAKYRVVAFGEVEFLEKIPTEKMKEFRAELEEYGITIIENQKTVLIEKIKEAILEMVHSEEPINVKASVYLTDKLNHSYGYLSNLFSEVTFSSIENYIMMQKIEDAKNLIIKDNLTLTEVAYRLNYSSVAHLSTQFKNITGITPSQFQRIITKRREIANKK is encoded by the coding sequence ATGAAGATATTTACAAAATTCGACTATAACGCAGTTTGTAAAAAAGTATTAGAAGAAAAATTAGACCAATTAGGTGCTAAATATAGAGTAGTCGCTTTTGGTGAAGTAGAATTTTTAGAAAAAATTCCTACCGAAAAGATGAAAGAATTCCGTGCAGAATTAGAAGAGTACGGCATTACCATCATCGAGAATCAAAAGACCGTTTTGATTGAAAAAATTAAAGAAGCAATCTTAGAAATGGTTCATTCTGAAGAGCCTATTAATGTAAAAGCTTCTGTTTATCTTACCGATAAACTTAATCACAGTTATGGTTATCTATCCAATTTATTTTCAGAAGTTACGTTTAGTTCTATAGAGAACTACATTATGATGCAGAAAATAGAAGATGCCAAAAATTTAATCATTAAAGACAATCTTACCTTAACCGAAGTTGCTTATCGATTAAATTACAGCAGTGTAGCACATTTAAGTACACAGTTCAAAAATATTACAGGAATTACTCCATCTCAGTTTCAAAGAATTATTACCAAAAGAAGAGAAATTGCAAATAAAAAATAA
- a CDS encoding GlsB/YeaQ/YmgE family stress response membrane protein: protein MINIIAWIIFGLIAGAIARFLKPGNDAAGWITTIIIGIVGSVLGGFLGRIFFGADVTNDVFSFYSLAMSVVGAIIVLYAYNALSRKA from the coding sequence ATGATCAATATTATCGCATGGATTATTTTCGGCTTAATCGCTGGAGCAATCGCAAGATTTTTAAAACCAGGAAATGACGCAGCTGGTTGGATTACTACCATTATCATTGGTATCGTAGGTAGCGTATTAGGAGGTTTTTTAGGAAGAATTTTCTTCGGAGCAGACGTAACAAATGATGTTTTTAGCTTTTATAGCTTAGCCATGTCTGTAGTAGGAGCCATTATCGTACTCTACGCTTATAATGCACTTTCTAGAAAGGCATAA
- a CDS encoding mechanosensitive ion channel family protein — protein MKNIEVIQEKLSTWWNIIVSLVPNIVLLIVFVIAFSFLSKYLISIITKILYRIFPENANKNTPLLLAKFAKYILYALGIYIALEIMHLGSFMVKFIGSLGIAGVIAGVALKDVVSGIFAGAAVNFEKTFQIGDLVTISNIKGTVEDISMLTTKLRTENGETVYVPNQLIFNTPFINHSKKS, from the coding sequence ATGAAAAATATAGAGGTTATCCAAGAAAAACTTTCCACATGGTGGAATATTATCGTAAGCTTAGTTCCGAATATCGTTTTGTTAATCGTATTTGTTATTGCATTTTCTTTTTTAAGCAAATACCTCATCAGTATTATCACGAAAATTCTGTACCGCATTTTTCCTGAAAACGCTAACAAAAACACACCTCTTCTTTTGGCCAAATTTGCCAAATATATTCTCTATGCTTTAGGAATTTACATTGCCTTAGAAATTATGCATCTAGGCAGTTTCATGGTGAAATTTATCGGTAGTTTAGGAATTGCCGGTGTAATTGCAGGAGTTGCATTAAAAGATGTAGTTTCTGGAATTTTTGCAGGTGCAGCTGTAAATTTTGAAAAAACTTTTCAAATTGGAGATTTAGTAACCATCAGTAATATAAAAGGAACAGTAGAAGACATCAGTATGCTCACTACCAAACTGAGAACAGAAAACGGCGAAACCGTTTATGTTCCTAATCAGTTAATTTTCAACACTCCTTTTATCAATCACAGTAAAAAATCTTAG
- a CDS encoding YtxH domain-containing protein: protein MNTTAKRTLGVLGATAVGAVAGILFAPAKGKDTRAKLRTQAKNAQSKTKETMNQFSEKAKSKYNTISNQISEKVKANKGQILSSAKSMTKEVETELDALR, encoded by the coding sequence ATGAACACCACAGCAAAAAGAACATTAGGAGTATTAGGCGCAACAGCAGTAGGCGCAGTAGCAGGAATTTTATTTGCACCAGCAAAAGGAAAAGACACCAGAGCAAAACTGAGAACACAAGCAAAAAATGCTCAGTCTAAAACCAAAGAAACGATGAATCAATTTTCTGAAAAGGCAAAAAGCAAATACAATACTATTTCAAACCAAATTTCAGAAAAAGTAAAAGCAAACAAAGGGCAGATTTTATCTTCTGCAAAGAGCATGACTAAGGAAGTAGAAACAGAACTAGATGCTCTTAGATAA
- a CDS encoding response regulator, with protein sequence MQTDYIHIILADDDEDDRLFFTDAFSELKINTKVHTYNDGVELMNYLNSDEAILPQVLFLDLNMPKKNGIECLHEIKSNKKFDDIAIAIYSTSSSEEHIEETFVSGANIYIKKPNDFDTLKKVLSDVVAINWQYHTSGLNKDNFLLRM encoded by the coding sequence ATGCAAACAGATTACATTCACATCATCTTAGCAGATGACGACGAAGATGACAGATTATTCTTCACCGATGCTTTTTCTGAACTGAAAATAAATACCAAAGTTCACACTTACAATGATGGAGTAGAACTCATGAATTATCTTAATTCAGATGAAGCTATATTGCCGCAAGTCCTATTTTTAGACTTGAACATGCCAAAAAAGAATGGGATAGAATGTCTACACGAAATAAAATCCAATAAAAAATTTGATGATATTGCCATTGCCATTTATTCTACCTCATCTTCAGAAGAGCATATAGAAGAAACCTTCGTAAGTGGCGCGAATATTTACATCAAAAAACCAAATGATTTTGATACCCTTAAAAAAGTTTTGTCAGATGTAGTGGCTATTAATTGGCAATACCATACTTCTGGTCTTAATAAAGATAATTTTTTACTGAGAATGTAA
- a CDS encoding lmo0937 family membrane protein, with amino-acid sequence MNKFTYFTVTLLIIIWAIGFFFFETSILINILFVLALCIMIYEIIKDDINNKQ; translated from the coding sequence ATGAATAAATTTACCTATTTCACGGTTACATTGTTAATAATAATATGGGCAATTGGATTTTTCTTCTTCGAAACAAGTATACTGATTAACATATTATTTGTCTTAGCGCTTTGTATTATGATTTACGAAATTATAAAAGACGATATTAACAATAAACAGTAA